DNA sequence from the Desulfovibrio sp. ZJ209 genome:
CCGACGCGCTAGCCGTTGCCCGGCTCGCCGGGCTTACGGATAGCGACAGCGGTTTCGTTGACTGGCTGACGCGCTACCTAACTGCTGTCTTCATCCGTAGCTTCCTTCGTCGCAACGGCTGAAGCAAGGAGGATAAAAATTTCCGCAGGGAGTGTACTTAAGTACTCGACCAAGGAAATTTTTCTCTGACGCAGTCGGAACCAAAAAGGCTGTTTTTGACGGATAATTTCGGCATTATCCAGACAGCAATGACACACAACCGCCTCGCAAGCATGACAAAAGCCTTCCCCCTGCCTCTCAGCGCCAGGGGAATTCCTTGGGCAGCGGATGCCCCTTGACCGCCTGGCGGACGGCGGAACAAAACTCCCTCACCACGGCCTTGACCGGCCCCGGCTCCATGCCCAGAACCTTGAAGAGCAGCCCGGCCCCGTTGGGAAGATGCGTCACGCCCGAGGCGAGACGCCTTTCCGCGTCAATGAAGGGCTCGGTGGCCGCATACACGCTCTCGGCCTGCGCCTCGGGCGCGAGCACGATGACATTGGCGAACACGTCATAGCCGTGCATCACGCCCACGTCGCGCAAATGGCCCTCGCGCGGGTCGATGACGAACTTCTCCCTGAAGAGCGGCGTGCCGTCGGGGCGCCGCGCGTGCGCGCACACGGAGAGCACGTCATACTGGAAGATCTCCCCTTCCTTGTAATACTTGCGGCCCGGCATGTAGATCTCGGAATAGAACATGGCCGCGGTCGGGTCCACGATGATGTCCGTGTCCGAGATATAGCGGGTGTGGCGGCAGGGGATGATGGGCTCGGGCAAATATTCGAGATACGCA
Encoded proteins:
- a CDS encoding urease accessory protein UreD, producing MAQLHYSDAPKVDFDAMPELSGFTEQPTAMYVGCPGKHGYLNLGFEKNSEGRSILRELDRRAPLIVQRELYFDEELPEMPCVYILSSGGPNVDGDRYVQNFVLKKGAMAFISTGAATKLAEMTSNYSAMRQTITLEADAYLEYLPEPIIPCRHTRYISDTDIIVDPTAAMFYSEIYMPGRKYYKEGEIFQYDVLSVCAHARRPDGTPLFREKFVIDPREGHLRDVGVMHGYDVFANVIVLAPEAQAESVYAATEPFIDAERRLASGVTHLPNGAGLLFKVLGMEPGPVKAVVREFCSAVRQAVKGHPLPKEFPWR